DNA sequence from the Pedobacter schmidteae genome:
TTGAAGTATAACGATGGCACTGCAGTAAACCCCGGCGATGTACATGGTGGTCACTCTCATCCTGTTCCAGGGCCTCAAACCATTACAACCCCCCGGGGCGGATCTTATCAGGTTATCCTATCAGATGGAACCAAAGTTTGGCTTAATGCGGCCTCAAGCTTAACCTATACCCCAAACATGCATGGAGAACGTAGGGTAACCCTTGATGGGGAGGCTTATTTCGAAGTAGCAACCGCCTATACCTCATTACCAGGGCACAGCATGAAGCAACCCTTCCTGGTAGAAAGCAACGGGCAAACAGTTGAAGTGCTTGGAACGCACTTTAATGTTAATGCTTATTCGGATGAAGGCAGTATAAAAACAACACTTCTGGAAGGGGCCGTAAAAGTATCCCTTAACGGATCAAAAAACTTCAGCTTACTTAAGCCTGGCGAACAAGCCGCTAATAGTGATAGCCAGATACAAGTTTCAAAGGCCAATACAGAACAGGCCGTCGCCTGGAAAAATGGAGATTTTGTATTTAAGGGAGAAGATGTGAAAAGCGTTATGCGCCAGTTGGCAAGGTGGTATGATGTGGAAATAGTGTATAAGGGAAATGTTTCGGATATAGGGTTTGTAAGTACCATTTCAAAATCTAAAAAATTGTCCGAAGTAATCACTGCATTACAGGCGACCGAAGGTATTCACTTTAAAATTGAAGGAAGGAGGGTTGTAGTTATGCCTTAACAGATCAGAAAAGGCGAGCTGAAAAATAATCGGGAACGTTGACGCGCTCCCGATCAACAGTCAGTCCTCCTTAATAACAATGCTTGGAAACATATTTATCAAACTAAACCGACCAACAAATGTACAAATTTTACAATAAAATATGGTGTGGCCTGACCAACTATGCCATCGACTCAACAGGAAATCAGCTGCGGGAGACATTTTCAGGTTATCATTTAAAGAAATGGATAATGAGGATGAATTTTATAATTATTACACTATGTGTAGCCTTTTTGCAAATGGCATCTGCAGCTAATGCGCAGCGGATAACCTTACTCAAAAAGAATGCCCCGCTTGATGAAGTTTTTCTGGAGCTCAGGAAACAAAGTGGTTATGATTTTGTCATAACCAATGCACAGCTTAAACAGACAAAACCCGTAAGCATTCAGGTAAATGCTGAAGAACTGATCAGTGTGCTGAATAAATGTTTTGATGGCCAGCCATTCACCTATTCAATTGCCAATAAAACGATCATTGTTTTACCAAAAAAAAAGCAACAGTCATCAGTAATCGCTCCCGACATAAATTTAAAAGGTAATATAAGTGATGAAAAGGGACAGCCAATATCGGGAGTTAGTGTAAAAGTAGATGGTACTCAAATGGGTACGGCCAGCAATACAGAGGGTAATTATAAGCTCGGCCTAACACCCGGAAAATACCGGCTTATTTTTACCTGTATAGGCTTTAACACACGGATTATAGACAATGTTCTGGTTGAAGAGGGAAAAACCCTTGACTTAAACGTTGTTATGAAAGCAACCATAGCCTACCTGCAGGAAGCCGTGGTAGTGGGCTATGGTGTGCAGGAAAAAAGAAGTTTAACCGGATCAATCGGCACTTATAAACCCGGTGAAGAAATCGGACAAATTCCACTAACAATAGACAGGGCCCTGGTTGGCAGAATTGCCGGGGTGCAGGTAGCACAATCATCAGGCATGCCGGGCAGCGCTTCAGCTATTATCATTCGTGGTATCAGCACTTTAAATAAAAACGGAAATTCACCGCTTGTGGTTATTGACGGGGTACCGGTTTACAGTATAGACCGTAACAACAACACCACCGATTTTAGCGGTGGCAAATCTCCCGGCTTTGTATATGGCGGTACAGCAGTAGACGAAACTTATGCCAATGGAGCAGAAAACAAAGTGGAGAATAACCCGCTGGCAAGCATCAACCCTGATGATATAGAATCCATTGAGATCCTGAAGGATGCTTATGCAACAGCCATTTACGGATCCAGAGGAGCTGCAGGGGTTATTCTGGTCACTACTAAAAAAGGTAAAGCCGGAAAAATGAAAATCAATTTCACCTTATCTTCTTCGGCAAGTAATCCGGTTAAAACGCCTTCTATGATGACCGGCGATCAATATGCTGATTTCTATACCGGTTTTTTGAAAGCCAAAGATCCGCAGTCGACGATTGTTTTTCCGAAAGGAATCAATACCAATTGGCTGGATGAGGTTACCCGTACAGCCATAGGCGCTAAAGCAGCCCTTTCTTTATCCGGAGGTAACGAAAATATAACTTACGCCATTAGTGGAGGGTACGATAAAGATCAGAGTTATATCATAAACAATGACTTCAACCGCTATCAGGCCCGCATAAACCTCGAAGGCAACCTCTCCAAATTTATCAAGGTAGGCGCAAATATGGCGATGTCTTATGTCGACAACAATGCACTGAACGCCCAGCGTGTATATCGCAATGCGATTTTGCAGCCACCTAATATGCCTATCACCGATGCACAGGGAAAATACATCTGGAGGTTTGGCGATAACCCGCAAGGAATAAACGAAGATACCAATCCTGTTGCCTGGGCAAAAACAGGTGTCAATCATAGGATCGACACCCGGGTTTTTGGCAATATCTATACTGATGTTAAATTTGCTTCCTGGATTACCTGGCATACTGATTTCGGGGTAGATTGGATAGATGGCAAAGCATATTCCCGTGAGGCCGATAAACTGAGTACGGTGGAAGGAATGGCTACTTCTACAACAACAAATAACCGTCGGTGGGTAATTAACAATGAACTACGGATCAATAAATCTGTAGGTCATAAACATGGTATTAATGCCACACTGGGCCAGTCATTTGAAACCTCTGCTGAGGGTATAAACGGTGTGGTTGGTGAGAACTTTCAGAGTGATGACATTTTAAGCATCAGTGCTGCAAGTACCAGACGGGTAACAAGTTCCTTAGATCAAAAATGGGCTATGGTGTCTTATTTTGGTCGTTTAAATTATCAGTTTAACAATACCTACCTGGCCGGGATTACTTATCGTTTGGATGGCTCATCAAAATTTAGTAAAAATAAACGTTATGTAGGATTTCCCTCTTTCTCATTAGGCTGGGTGCCCAGTGAAGAGGCATTCCTCAGAAATGTAAAATGGATAGACCAGCTTAAATTCAGAGGTAGCTTGGGTTATACAGGAAATGATGGAGGGGCTGGTTACTACGGAAACCAGGGGACCTACAAACCAGATCCATACGGAGCTACATATGGAAACATCAGTGCTTTAACAGTTTTATCGCCCAACAATCCAAATCTGGAATGGGAAAAAACCACCATGATCGATGTGGGAATGGATTTGTCCTTACTTCGGTCGCGGCTAACATTAACCGTTGACTATTACAACAAAAAGACCAAAAACTCTATAGTAAGCTCCCCATTACCCAACTTTATGGGCTTCAGTACTCAGTCGCAAAACCTTGCCGACCTCACCAATAAAGGCCTGGAGTTTACACTTAATTCACAAAATTTTGTAAACGGGGAATTCAAATGGTCTACCTCTTTTAATATTGCCAGAAATAGCAATATCATCAACAAGCTTCATAAAATTGATGCCGAACAAAGTGCACGCAATATTGAATACAACGGAGGCCGTTATTGGTTGCCTGGTGCTTCAGCAACATCATTCTATATGTAGTATAAATGATCAGAACGGCAACCCAATCTGGGTAGATAAAAATGGCAATAAAGTTGAAAAACCATTTCCTTCAACAGACTTTGAAAACCCTAATCAACATCGCAAAGTATTGGGCGATGCGTTGCCAAAATTCTTTGGAGGTTTAGGAAACACCTTTGGTTACCACGGATTTGAGCTGAATGCCTTTTTCACCTTTGCTTATGGGAATAAGATTTTCAATGGCGCAAAAGCTTCTGCCCTGAGTTACACAGAAGGTACGTTTGCGGGGCTCAATGCACGTAATTTGTCAATTGAGCAATTAAACTATTGGAAAAATCCAGGAGACCAGACAAATGTTCCCGGCCTGATCAATGAATCGAACAATGTATTTATGGGATTCGGGGCAACCGACTATACCCAGGGCCGCTATACTTCCCGCTTTCTTGAAGATGCCTCATACATCAAGCTGCGCAATTTGACCCTTGCATACACCTTCAGAAAAAAACTGGGGTCTGATTTTTACCGGATAAAAGTTTTTGCTGAAGGGAATAATTTGTTCGCCATTACCAAATACAGCGGCATGGACCCGGAAGTAAGTGCATTTGGTTCTTCGGCGCTCAACAGCGGCTACGATGAATTGACGCTGCCGCCAATGCGCAGCTTCAGATTAGGAATACAATTAGGGATCTAATGCTTATCAAACAACCTTAACCATGAACAAATTCAACCTCAATAAATTATTTTTAAGCGCATCGATAGCCTGCTTAATGCTGCTATCGGGTTGTGGCAAGCAAATAGATCTTGCTCCTGAATCTGTGACCACAGAAAAAGATGCCTTAACGCACGAAAAAGGTGCCGAAAGATTATTAGCCGGAGCATACCTGAGTCTTTTCGACGCTTCAAAGGGGGATGCTTATGCGATTCCGGATTTGACAACAGGCATCCTGTCTAGTTTTTCTCCCGATTATGCCACCGGCAATCTTGATTCCCGAAACTTTACTGTGCTCAGCATCTGGACGAACAATTATAAAACGATCAATCTGGCCAATGTAATCATTAATAAGCTGAATGAGCACGCAACATTTGATCTGACCGTGCAAAAGCAGTTTATTGCCGAAGCGAAGTTCATCAGGGCTCTTTCTTATTTCAACCTGCTCAAATACTTTAGCGACGGGGCAATGCAAAATAAAACGGAAAACCTGTGCGTCCCCCTGCGTTTGCAAGCCTTTGATGGGTACGATGGCTCGCAGAACATACCCCGTTCTACAAATTCCGTCGTTTACACACAAATTATCAAAGACCTTGATGAGGCCGCTATAGATTTGAAGTCGAAGTTCGATCAAAATGTTGAGCAGCATGGAAGGGCTACAAAAGCTGCAGCCCGGGCATTGGCTTCAAGAGTAAGTCTTTACAGGAAGGATTATACAAAATGTATTGCCTATGCAAATGAGACTTTAGCAGATCAGGGATATGGCCTGGAGGCCAGCATTACCAATGTCTTTCCGGTCAATCCTCTCGGATCTGTTGATATTCCGTTTAGCAAGGAAATT
Encoded proteins:
- a CDS encoding RagB/SusD family nutrient uptake outer membrane protein is translated as MNKFNLNKLFLSASIACLMLLSGCGKQIDLAPESVTTEKDALTHEKGAERLLAGAYLSLFDASKGDAYAIPDLTTGILSSFSPDYATGNLDSRNFTVLSIWTNNYKTINLANVIINKLNEHATFDLTVQKQFIAEAKFIRALSYFNLLKYFSDGAMQNKTENLCVPLRLQAFDGYDGSQNIPRSTNSVVYTQIIKDLDEAAIDLKSKFDQNVEQHGRATKAAARALASRVSLYRKDYTKCIAYANETLADQGYGLEASITNVFPVNPLGSVDIPFSKEIVFGFPVSWNKNFSQYKFHDLYYIYGFLTPSNDFLTSYNAADIRRTGFNVDAQDPNRNLKFSHPELIDNLMVIRISEIMLNKAEAEAYQNGVTTTAVGLLNNVYQRVFPAGQKPALYTTADFNTKEKLIERILQERLWELAFEGHSRFDYIRSGLKPNPLLPENKYAFPIPQREIDITNGLIKQNPGY
- a CDS encoding FecR family protein, which encodes MDNFRFVYLFQQYVNKACSEEELQEFQALTNKSVHDKQLLALIDELWDKTPLNKELDADRKELILNKIFTTDQQVIRLQKRPFWKGYKIAASLAAAIALWGILHYAISRQVTHKKTEAFITKNDIAPGANKALLTFGDGKTITLNDTKTALVIGKVLKYNDGTAVNPGDVHGGHSHPVPGPQTITTPRGGSYQVILSDGTKVWLNAASSLTYTPNMHGERRVTLDGEAYFEVATAYTSLPGHSMKQPFLVESNGQTVEVLGTHFNVNAYSDEGSIKTTLLEGAVKVSLNGSKNFSLLKPGEQAANSDSQIQVSKANTEQAVAWKNGDFVFKGEDVKSVMRQLARWYDVEIVYKGNVSDIGFVSTISKSKKLSEVITALQATEGIHFKIEGRRVVVMP
- a CDS encoding SusC/RagA family TonB-linked outer membrane protein, whose amino-acid sequence is MYKFYNKIWCGLTNYAIDSTGNQLRETFSGYHLKKWIMRMNFIIITLCVAFLQMASAANAQRITLLKKNAPLDEVFLELRKQSGYDFVITNAQLKQTKPVSIQVNAEELISVLNKCFDGQPFTYSIANKTIIVLPKKKQQSSVIAPDINLKGNISDEKGQPISGVSVKVDGTQMGTASNTEGNYKLGLTPGKYRLIFTCIGFNTRIIDNVLVEEGKTLDLNVVMKATIAYLQEAVVVGYGVQEKRSLTGSIGTYKPGEEIGQIPLTIDRALVGRIAGVQVAQSSGMPGSASAIIIRGISTLNKNGNSPLVVIDGVPVYSIDRNNNTTDFSGGKSPGFVYGGTAVDETYANGAENKVENNPLASINPDDIESIEILKDAYATAIYGSRGAAGVILVTTKKGKAGKMKINFTLSSSASNPVKTPSMMTGDQYADFYTGFLKAKDPQSTIVFPKGINTNWLDEVTRTAIGAKAALSLSGGNENITYAISGGYDKDQSYIINNDFNRYQARINLEGNLSKFIKVGANMAMSYVDNNALNAQRVYRNAILQPPNMPITDAQGKYIWRFGDNPQGINEDTNPVAWAKTGVNHRIDTRVFGNIYTDVKFASWITWHTDFGVDWIDGKAYSREADKLSTVEGMATSTTTNNRRWVINNELRINKSVGHKHGINATLGQSFETSAEGINGVVGENFQSDDILSISAASTRRVTSSLDQKWAMVSYFGRLNYQFNNTYLAGITYRLDGSSKFSKNKRYVGFPSFSLGWVPSEEAFLRNVKWIDQLKFRGSLGYTGNDGGAGYYGNQGTYKPDPYGATYGNISALTVLSPNNPNLEWEKTTMIDVGMDLSLLRSRLTLTVDYYNKKTKNSIVSSPLPNFMGFSTQSQNLADLTNKGLEFTLNSQNFVNGEFKWSTSFNIARNSNIINKLHKIDAEQSARNIEYNGGRYWLPGASATSFYM